Proteins from one Leptonema illini DSM 21528 genomic window:
- a CDS encoding M23 family metallopeptidase produces the protein MLRRSCTLLLLGLALTDLSAVESSTDLSSLHGEQATELKREIAENLKSGMQYRRLDIPLRFVAYRLKKGEHFFDVVTRLSQDPDTLASLNSLAHPDELRAGEVILVPNARGVFRDPGKEKGGIAVSVMKGSSALQFDFFPGRRFEPRERDFFQGLVFRHPLIGARQSSGFGWRKDPIHGRHAFHGGIDLAASQGTPVQAAESGEVIFAGDKSGYGRTVLIRHEYGYITLYGHLSKILVKKGDRVKRGIDIGRVGKTGRVTGPHLHFEILKEGRQRRPVFDVRHR, from the coding sequence ATGCTGCGTCGCTCCTGTACCCTGCTTTTGCTCGGATTGGCCCTGACCGATCTTTCTGCCGTTGAGTCGAGCACCGATCTGTCGTCGCTTCATGGAGAGCAGGCTACAGAATTGAAGCGAGAGATTGCAGAGAATCTTAAAAGCGGCATGCAGTATCGCCGCCTCGACATCCCCCTGCGCTTTGTGGCCTACAGATTGAAAAAAGGGGAGCACTTCTTCGACGTCGTCACACGACTATCGCAGGATCCCGATACGCTTGCCTCGCTGAACTCTCTTGCCCATCCCGATGAACTGAGAGCGGGCGAAGTTATTCTTGTGCCGAACGCTCGCGGAGTTTTCCGCGATCCTGGCAAGGAGAAAGGCGGCATCGCCGTTTCGGTGATGAAAGGATCGAGTGCTCTACAGTTTGATTTCTTTCCAGGACGACGCTTCGAGCCGCGAGAGCGGGATTTCTTTCAGGGCCTTGTTTTTCGGCATCCGCTCATAGGAGCGCGGCAGAGCAGCGGCTTCGGATGGCGGAAGGATCCGATCCACGGAAGACATGCCTTTCATGGCGGTATCGATCTGGCCGCCTCTCAGGGAACGCCCGTGCAGGCGGCTGAGTCGGGCGAGGTGATCTTTGCCGGCGATAAATCCGGTTATGGCCGCACGGTCCTGATTCGACATGAATACGGCTACATCACCCTTTACGGGCACCTTTCAAAGATTCTCGTAAAGAAGGGAGACAGGGTGAAGCGAGGAATCGATATCGGCCGCGTCGGCAAGACCGGAAGAGTAACGGGGCCGCATCTGCATTTTGAGATCCTGAAGGAAGGACGACAGCGCCGCCCCGTATTCGACGTGCGCCATCGATAG
- a CDS encoding CPBP family intramembrane glutamic endopeptidase: MPLLPLSSFPPAVRLVLVFTLFALLQSLRFFTSSDFWLDVAMQGVVAPLLFYFVIGWRLRSDAIWPQSPLARIQGFLTGIITGGLFFLLLFFTIPEKSSDVQITGLSILRMAFIVPVVEEIYFRLVLTGSLKQTGLSHAWAIFFSGLFFAFSHEYSVAPFLFPVGLAAGWLFLRFGVIASLSMHVVYNLAILLHAIS, translated from the coding sequence GTGCCGCTCTTACCTCTATCGTCTTTTCCGCCGGCCGTTCGCCTGGTTCTGGTCTTCACGCTCTTTGCCCTGCTTCAGTCGCTGCGCTTTTTTACATCCTCGGACTTCTGGCTCGACGTTGCGATGCAGGGCGTCGTTGCTCCTCTGCTCTTTTATTTCGTTATCGGATGGCGGCTACGAAGCGATGCTATCTGGCCGCAGAGCCCGCTTGCAAGGATTCAGGGATTCCTGACCGGTATCATCACAGGCGGGCTTTTCTTTCTTTTACTTTTTTTTACCATTCCAGAAAAGAGCTCCGACGTGCAGATCACAGGCCTCTCCATTCTGCGCATGGCCTTTATAGTGCCCGTCGTTGAAGAGATCTATTTCAGGCTGGTTCTGACCGGATCTCTGAAACAAACGGGGCTCTCCCATGCCTGGGCGATTTTTTTTAGCGGCCTGTTTTTCGCCTTCTCTCATGAATATTCGGTTGCCCCCTTTCTTTTCCCTGTCGGACTGGCCGCTGGATGGCTGTTTTTGCGATTCGGGGTGATCGCCTCTTTGAGCATGCATGTCGTCTACAATCTGGCCATTCTGCTTCATGCGATTAGCTGA
- a CDS encoding LIC_10042 family TonB-like protein: protein MRRSGLKEFSFLHALLISLMLHGFAALSFVSFAEPDSSDIVLDSIPGKARMRFSFPVKRSGIGNADRENDQKQEDDGEDRAQVDAGLLTHEISEIMREIDYPPLARRMGMQGTVSFQIDTDADGKVARMVMLQSSGYDLLDRTAADRLRAWTFPFYNRTFIIPVRFVLQ from the coding sequence TTGAGACGATCCGGGCTGAAAGAATTCTCGTTTCTGCATGCCCTCTTGATCAGCCTCATGCTGCACGGTTTTGCCGCCCTCAGTTTTGTTTCGTTCGCCGAGCCGGACTCCTCCGATATCGTTCTTGATTCTATTCCCGGAAAGGCGCGCATGCGCTTTTCTTTTCCGGTGAAGCGAAGCGGCATCGGCAACGCCGATCGAGAAAACGACCAGAAGCAAGAAGACGACGGCGAAGACAGGGCTCAGGTCGATGCCGGATTGCTAACGCATGAAATATCAGAGATTATGCGTGAGATCGACTACCCTCCGCTTGCCCGACGCATGGGTATGCAGGGCACGGTGAGCTTTCAGATCGACACCGATGCGGATGGAAAGGTCGCCCGTATGGTGATGCTTCAGTCTTCGGGATACGATCTGCTTGATCGAACGGCGGCCGACCGCTTGCGCGCGTGGACGTTTCCCTTTTACAATCGCACCTTTATCATTCCCGTCCGTTTTGTATTACAGTAA
- a CDS encoding RluA family pseudouridine synthase: MNRFDRADSLPFIVYEDNHIIVVVKPQGLLCQGDIGGSENLLDLLREYIRESAHKPGNVYIGLVHRLDRNTGGLMVFAKTSKAAARLSEQFREHTVSKHYLAAVEHRPEPPENSMQDYLKKDGRLKKAVIASANDPEAKKAELRYRWIGERRRSQTRPPLQIVEVELLTGRFHQIRAQFAHHRLPLAGDTKYGSTLRLGGPALWAHRLEFSHPTRKEVMNFEFEPPAEWPFGFRRDRAADVAREDD, translated from the coding sequence ATGAACCGCTTTGACAGAGCAGACAGCCTTCCCTTTATCGTTTACGAAGATAACCATATTATCGTCGTCGTAAAGCCCCAGGGATTGCTCTGCCAGGGCGACATCGGCGGATCAGAAAATCTGCTCGACCTGCTGCGAGAGTATATACGCGAATCGGCCCACAAACCCGGTAACGTCTACATCGGTCTCGTTCACCGACTCGATCGCAATACAGGCGGGCTGATGGTGTTTGCGAAAACCTCGAAAGCGGCAGCCCGTCTCTCAGAACAGTTCCGGGAGCACACCGTATCGAAGCATTACCTTGCGGCCGTCGAGCATCGCCCCGAACCTCCAGAAAATAGCATGCAGGACTATCTGAAAAAAGACGGGCGTCTGAAGAAAGCGGTCATTGCATCGGCTAACGATCCTGAAGCGAAAAAGGCCGAACTGCGTTACCGATGGATCGGGGAACGAAGGCGATCGCAGACCCGCCCGCCGCTTCAGATCGTCGAAGTCGAGCTACTCACCGGGCGCTTTCATCAGATCCGGGCGCAGTTCGCTCATCATCGCCTTCCTCTTGCCGGCGATACGAAGTACGGCTCCACGCTGCGTCTTGGCGGACCGGCGCTGTGGGCGCACCGCCTTGAGTTCTCGCATCCGACGCGGAAAGAGGTCATGAATTTCGAATTCGAACCTCCGGCGGAATGGCCTTTCGGATTCCGTCGAGATAGGGCTGCAGACGTCGCCCGCGAAGATGACTGA
- a CDS encoding LysR family transcriptional regulator — MVSIRYSYDMDFQRLRSFAEIVRCQSFTAASRRLNLTQPALSRQMALLEREVGAELFVRSGRLMLPTPAAERLYAIALEAEDLERRMTGEDELKNLHIAVGGSAGVGIIPPILARLREDFPALSIRITESLPAELQRLAASGVADIVIHEPFSTQGMLVSEPLYRDRVQAMVGMAPARMTLKQLRLTPLLLFEKGSSLRRAAEQILQPLYADFESNVMMELRTIAALQASLLAVSSVGFLSSLTVTERIRPLRLSGAVLSTERTFLLSHLRGRRLQPYLDGIRKAIPPEVRIRNS, encoded by the coding sequence ATGGTATCTATTAGATATTCTTATGATATGGATTTTCAACGTCTTCGCAGTTTTGCCGAGATTGTTCGCTGTCAGTCTTTTACGGCAGCCTCCAGAAGATTGAATCTGACCCAACCCGCACTGAGCCGACAGATGGCTCTGCTGGAGCGCGAAGTGGGGGCGGAGCTCTTTGTCCGCTCCGGTCGCTTGATGCTGCCTACGCCGGCCGCCGAACGTCTTTATGCGATTGCCCTTGAGGCCGAGGATCTTGAGCGCCGGATGACGGGTGAAGATGAACTGAAGAATCTGCATATTGCCGTCGGCGGCTCTGCCGGCGTTGGCATCATACCTCCGATCCTGGCAAGGCTGCGTGAGGATTTCCCGGCGTTATCCATTCGAATAACGGAGTCGCTGCCGGCCGAACTGCAGCGTCTTGCCGCATCGGGCGTCGCCGATATCGTGATCCATGAACCGTTTTCTACTCAGGGCATGCTCGTTTCTGAGCCGCTGTATCGCGATAGAGTGCAGGCCATGGTCGGTATGGCGCCGGCACGCATGACGCTCAAGCAGTTGCGCTTAACGCCGCTTCTTTTGTTCGAGAAGGGTTCATCACTGCGTCGCGCGGCGGAGCAGATTCTTCAGCCACTGTATGCGGACTTTGAGTCGAATGTGATGATGGAACTGCGTACGATTGCCGCTTTGCAGGCGTCTCTACTTGCGGTTTCTTCGGTGGGGTTTCTCTCGTCGTTAACTGTTACCGAGCGGATTCGGCCGTTGCGCCTGAGCGGAGCCGTCTTATCGACCGAACGCACCTTTCTACTCAGTCATCTTCGCGGGCGACGTCTGCAGCCCTATCTCGACGGAATCCGAAAGGCCATTCCGCCGGAGGTTCGAATTCGAAATTCATGA
- a CDS encoding class I SAM-dependent methyltransferase, translated as MKEWNSNLYDGRHAFVSELGKGALSLLQPRQDERIIDLGCGTGDLAVEIAASGARVVGVDASEEMLRRARDKWSGDFPDIRFEKADILDLSRYSGFDAAFSNATLHWVKEAEQAAKQIAGVLRPGGRFIAEFGGYRNVEQICRALTEAANAAGLGIEYPWYYPEADEYRVVLEKAGFEVQMLQWFRRPTDLGLDGLANWYAMFVKGWWNPTMQRDDNGRDDSAVRYRERQSFEHIRDEIFKTAVQNYALSGHGNTADYVRLRVVAIRP; from the coding sequence ATGAAAGAATGGAACAGCAATCTCTATGACGGCAGGCATGCCTTTGTTTCTGAACTGGGAAAGGGTGCGCTCTCTCTCCTGCAACCTCGACAGGACGAGCGCATCATCGACCTCGGATGCGGAACAGGCGATCTCGCAGTCGAGATAGCGGCCAGCGGGGCCAGGGTGGTCGGCGTCGATGCATCAGAAGAAATGTTGCGGCGAGCTCGCGACAAATGGAGCGGCGACTTTCCAGACATCCGATTTGAAAAGGCCGATATACTCGACCTGAGTCGCTACTCCGGCTTTGACGCCGCATTCTCCAATGCAACGCTCCACTGGGTTAAAGAAGCCGAACAGGCGGCAAAACAGATCGCCGGCGTACTCAGGCCAGGCGGGCGTTTCATTGCCGAATTCGGTGGATACAGGAATGTAGAACAGATCTGCCGCGCATTAACCGAAGCAGCAAATGCTGCCGGTCTGGGTATAGAGTATCCCTGGTACTATCCAGAGGCCGATGAATACAGAGTCGTGCTTGAAAAGGCCGGCTTCGAGGTGCAGATGCTACAATGGTTCCGTCGCCCCACCGATCTCGGCCTGGACGGCCTTGCAAATTGGTACGCTATGTTCGTAAAGGGTTGGTGGAATCCCACAATGCAGAGGGACGATAATGGTCGCGACGATTCGGCAGTACGGTATAGGGAAAGGCAATCGTTCGAACACATCCGCGATGAAATATTTAAGACCGCTGTGCAGAACTACGCCCTATCAGGGCACGGGAATACCGCCGACTATGTGCGTCTTCGAGTCGTGGCAATCAGGCCGTAG
- a CDS encoding acyl-CoA dehydrogenase family protein — MPEPILNFGLNDEQLMLRDLVRDVVKNEVVPNRMKYDEENKYPWEILHKFKEAGLFGAMFPEEYGGMGLGMMGNIILAEEIAYGCLGVGTAFLATKLGSLPIEVGATEEQKKKWLPGIAAGEIIAAFGLTEPNAGSDVPALSTTAVKKGDKYVLNGTKQWISGAGQAQIYTVFAVTDKSRGPRGVSCFVVEKDTPGFSFGKKEDKLGIRCSETRQLIFEDCEVPAENLISLKENNGFIHALKTLNMSRPAVAASAVGTAQGALDCALQYAREREQFGVKIVTFQAIQHMLAEMAMKTEASRLLTYKAGLLAEMGHKDTAKFSAMAKCFAADSAMQVATDGLQIFGGYGYTKEYPAEKYFRDAKILQIYEGTSQIQKNEIAAGLIKEAASKKA; from the coding sequence ATGCCAGAACCTATATTGAACTTCGGATTGAACGACGAACAGTTGATGCTGCGGGATCTTGTTCGTGACGTTGTCAAGAACGAGGTTGTTCCGAATCGTATGAAATACGATGAAGAGAACAAATACCCATGGGAAATCCTGCATAAGTTTAAAGAGGCCGGTCTGTTTGGCGCAATGTTCCCCGAAGAATACGGCGGAATGGGGCTCGGCATGATGGGCAACATCATCCTTGCCGAAGAAATCGCCTACGGTTGCCTCGGCGTCGGAACGGCCTTCCTCGCTACAAAGCTCGGATCGCTGCCGATCGAAGTGGGCGCTACAGAAGAGCAGAAGAAGAAATGGTTACCCGGTATCGCGGCGGGTGAGATCATCGCAGCCTTCGGTCTTACTGAACCGAACGCGGGCTCCGATGTTCCCGCTCTTTCGACGACAGCCGTTAAGAAGGGCGATAAATACGTTCTGAACGGAACGAAGCAGTGGATTTCGGGCGCCGGCCAGGCGCAGATCTATACGGTTTTTGCCGTTACCGACAAAAGTCGCGGTCCGCGCGGTGTGAGCTGCTTCGTCGTCGAGAAGGACACTCCCGGTTTCTCTTTCGGTAAGAAAGAAGATAAGCTTGGAATTCGTTGCTCTGAAACCCGTCAGCTGATCTTTGAAGATTGTGAAGTTCCTGCCGAGAATTTGATCTCTCTTAAAGAGAATAACGGCTTCATTCACGCCCTGAAAACGCTGAACATGTCCCGTCCGGCCGTTGCCGCCTCTGCCGTGGGAACGGCTCAGGGCGCTCTGGATTGTGCTCTTCAGTATGCCCGTGAGCGTGAGCAGTTCGGCGTGAAAATCGTTACCTTCCAGGCGATCCAGCATATGCTTGCCGAGATGGCAATGAAAACCGAGGCCTCGCGTCTTCTGACGTATAAGGCCGGTCTTCTGGCCGAGATGGGGCATAAGGATACGGCGAAGTTCTCGGCTATGGCGAAATGCTTTGCCGCCGATTCGGCGATGCAGGTTGCCACCGATGGACTGCAGATCTTCGGCGGATACGGTTATACGAAAGAGTATCCGGCTGAAAAATACTTCCGCGATGCGAAGATTCTTCAGATCTACGAAGGAACGAGCCAGATTCAGAAGAACGAGATCGCTGCCGGTCTCATCAAAGAAGCCGCTTCTAAAAAGGCCTGA
- a CDS encoding hemolysin family protein, with translation MILGELSIILLLILINGFFSSSEIALISFKRGRLKALVEDGDMRARIITKLQQNPDQLFATVQVGVTLVGTLASVYGGASLVGPVQGLLESTGLPVVSEFAREGAFVVVVGLITYLSIVIGELVPKSLALNYSEWVGLNVAYPLNLMSKIFFLFTKVLTGSSNIILRPFKDRTSFSETRLLAEEILHLLEEGVKHGSIEHTEHEIIENVLDMNETDARDVMVPRVDIKALDIDADEEEVRRAMDLFYSRIPVYKDSLDNIVGILHLKDLMRSMSRKERYSLSRLTRPAYFVPESMKIGKILKEMQKRRSHMAIVVDEFGGTAGLLTLEDILEEIVGEIQDVTEFNEESDIIKTGETSYLVSGACNTFDFNDFVEKDIIPESEAYTTVAGFIIEELGRFPELGEGAEVKGYRFELVKKVRQKLVQFKVTVLNGEEQKKID, from the coding sequence ATGATACTCGGTGAGTTATCCATCATTCTTCTGCTTATTCTGATCAACGGCTTCTTTTCCTCGTCCGAAATCGCTTTAATCTCCTTCAAAAGGGGGCGTCTGAAGGCCCTTGTTGAAGACGGCGACATGCGTGCCCGGATTATAACGAAACTGCAACAGAACCCGGATCAGCTTTTCGCCACCGTTCAGGTCGGCGTTACGCTGGTCGGAACCCTGGCCTCGGTATATGGCGGTGCGAGCCTTGTGGGCCCGGTTCAGGGCCTGCTGGAGTCCACGGGCCTTCCCGTCGTCTCTGAGTTCGCCCGTGAAGGAGCCTTCGTCGTCGTCGTCGGTCTGATTACCTATCTGAGCATCGTCATTGGCGAGCTTGTGCCGAAATCGCTCGCTCTCAATTATTCGGAGTGGGTCGGTTTGAACGTGGCCTATCCGCTGAATCTGATGAGCAAGATCTTCTTCCTGTTCACAAAGGTTCTGACAGGTTCGTCGAATATTATCCTTCGCCCGTTCAAGGATCGCACGAGCTTTTCTGAGACCCGTCTTCTCGCAGAAGAGATTCTGCATCTGCTTGAAGAGGGCGTGAAACACGGCTCCATCGAACATACGGAGCATGAGATCATCGAAAACGTGCTCGATATGAACGAAACCGACGCCCGTGACGTCATGGTGCCGCGGGTCGATATCAAGGCGCTTGATATCGACGCCGACGAAGAAGAGGTTCGTCGGGCCATGGATCTGTTTTACAGCCGTATTCCCGTATACAAAGACAGTCTCGACAACATCGTCGGGATCCTGCACCTGAAAGACCTGATGCGCTCCATGTCGCGCAAAGAACGCTATTCGCTCTCACGTTTAACGAGACCGGCGTATTTTGTGCCCGAATCCATGAAGATCGGGAAGATCCTGAAAGAGATGCAGAAGCGCCGCTCCCATATGGCCATCGTCGTCGACGAGTTTGGCGGAACGGCCGGCCTTCTGACGCTTGAAGACATTCTCGAAGAGATTGTCGGCGAGATCCAGGATGTGACGGAGTTTAACGAGGAATCCGACATCATCAAAACCGGAGAGACCAGTTATCTGGTGAGCGGCGCCTGTAATACGTTCGATTTCAACGACTTTGTCGAAAAGGATATCATCCCCGAGTCAGAGGCCTACACGACCGTTGCCGGTTTTATCATTGAAGAGCTGGGTCGTTTTCCGGAGCTTGGTGAAGGCGCCGAGGTGAAGGGATACCGATTCGAGCTTGTGAAAAAAGTGCGACAGAAGCTCGTCCAGTTCAAGGTCACTGTGCTGAACGGCGAAGAGCAGAAGAAAATCGACTGA
- the map gene encoding type I methionyl aminopeptidase produces the protein MIHIKSKLEIEKMRDAGKLAAEVLFETGQRVKAGVSTEELNDFAHSLTLKRGAESAPLNYRGFPKSICTSVNEVVCHGIPTKNEILKEGDILNIDITVKLRGFHGDTSAMFAVGNIPENARKLIENTEKAMWAGIEVVKPGKRISDIGQAIDDFLTPQGYGIVRALAGHGIGRKFHEEPLVPHYKNNEVRVPIRPGMTFTVEPMVNEGTYRVIFDESDGWTVRTADGRLSAQFEHTCLVTDDGVEVLTRWG, from the coding sequence GTGATCCACATAAAAAGCAAACTTGAGATCGAGAAGATGCGCGATGCCGGCAAGCTTGCCGCCGAGGTGCTTTTTGAAACGGGCCAGCGGGTCAAAGCCGGCGTATCTACCGAAGAACTGAACGATTTTGCACACTCCCTGACCCTCAAGCGCGGAGCTGAGAGCGCACCTCTGAACTACCGGGGATTCCCGAAAAGCATCTGCACCTCGGTGAACGAGGTCGTATGCCATGGCATTCCGACGAAAAACGAAATCCTCAAAGAGGGCGACATCCTCAATATCGACATCACGGTCAAACTGCGCGGATTTCATGGCGACACCTCTGCCATGTTCGCGGTGGGAAATATTCCCGAGAATGCACGAAAACTGATTGAAAACACCGAAAAAGCGATGTGGGCTGGTATTGAGGTCGTAAAGCCAGGCAAACGGATCTCTGATATCGGTCAGGCTATAGACGATTTCCTGACGCCGCAGGGATACGGCATCGTAAGGGCGCTGGCCGGTCATGGTATCGGGCGAAAGTTTCATGAAGAACCACTTGTACCGCATTACAAAAATAACGAGGTACGCGTGCCCATCCGACCGGGCATGACCTTTACCGTAGAGCCGATGGTAAACGAAGGAACATACAGGGTCATCTTCGATGAAAGCGACGGATGGACGGTTCGCACCGCCGACGGTCGGCTTTCCGCTCAGTTTGAACACACCTGCCTTGTTACGGATGATGGTGTGGAGGTGCTGACCCGATGGGGCTAA
- a CDS encoding LysM peptidoglycan-binding domain-containing protein, producing the protein MIQYTGNATRRLLQAAPLLSFVVIGFVQCGKQNVPVEELSRARKEIEMAQAQEPKDQAADLLTKATDTLLEAHALLPDAKNEEAAAKGVEARKYAVQSRLDSAPTYGVSLQEKSAAALQKADEAFAEALARDDFESARTLHEEGTAALSQAEGTQVTPDQRENPFTDKSAAMAQLGFYQQAFDKFSASAEASERARAVSLSQKSDMIESAAAVEAMLAKAKEYGIEKYDEAGYKNTAALLVAARQDIEADKLKAANEKIVGAEGQATALLETARKGKAEDLAVEAERTVDLAESDFDRATAKLSAADRVKYGEYLKASREALDSSKSRLGEEMYEESIQESRESIRLSMLVREGSALSARDLARLEEERKKSETTKTEPTEGGRSYTVQKTRPAESLWRISSKKEVYGKGSKWTKIYDANRDKIKNPDLIFPGQELVIPEE; encoded by the coding sequence ATGATTCAGTACACAGGCAACGCAACCCGCAGACTGCTTCAGGCCGCTCCGCTTCTTTCGTTTGTCGTCATTGGCTTTGTGCAATGTGGCAAACAGAATGTTCCCGTAGAAGAGCTGAGCCGGGCCCGCAAAGAAATTGAAATGGCCCAGGCGCAGGAGCCGAAAGATCAGGCCGCCGACCTGCTTACGAAAGCAACGGACACACTGTTGGAAGCGCATGCGCTTCTTCCCGATGCAAAGAACGAAGAAGCGGCCGCTAAAGGCGTAGAAGCTCGCAAGTATGCCGTTCAATCGCGACTTGATTCTGCTCCGACGTATGGCGTTTCCCTTCAGGAAAAATCTGCCGCAGCTTTGCAGAAGGCCGATGAAGCCTTTGCAGAGGCCCTTGCCCGCGACGATTTTGAGTCGGCTCGCACCCTTCATGAAGAAGGCACGGCCGCTCTGAGCCAGGCCGAGGGTACTCAGGTAACTCCCGATCAACGCGAGAATCCGTTTACTGATAAGTCTGCTGCCATGGCACAGCTGGGCTTCTATCAGCAGGCCTTTGATAAATTCAGCGCTTCCGCTGAAGCTTCAGAAAGAGCCCGAGCGGTCTCGCTTTCGCAGAAATCTGACATGATTGAAAGCGCCGCCGCCGTTGAAGCAATGCTGGCAAAGGCAAAAGAATACGGTATCGAAAAGTATGACGAAGCCGGTTATAAGAACACCGCAGCTCTACTTGTTGCAGCCCGCCAGGATATCGAAGCCGATAAACTGAAGGCGGCCAACGAAAAGATCGTCGGCGCAGAGGGCCAGGCTACGGCTCTTCTTGAAACGGCCCGTAAGGGTAAGGCTGAAGATCTGGCTGTTGAGGCCGAGAGAACGGTGGATCTGGCTGAGTCCGATTTCGATCGTGCTACGGCAAAGCTTTCCGCCGCCGATCGCGTAAAGTATGGCGAGTATCTGAAGGCATCTCGTGAGGCCCTTGATTCCTCGAAAAGCCGTCTTGGCGAAGAGATGTATGAAGAGTCCATTCAGGAATCCCGGGAATCCATCCGCCTTTCTATGCTTGTTCGTGAAGGATCGGCTCTGAGTGCTCGTGACCTTGCCCGCCTCGAAGAGGAGCGCAAAAAGTCCGAGACGACGAAGACCGAGCCGACAGAGGGTGGTCGCAGCTATACCGTTCAAAAGACCCGTCCTGCTGAATCTCTGTGGCGTATCTCGTCTAAGAAAGAGGTCTATGGAAAGGGATCGAAGTGGACGAAGATCTACGATGCGAACCGCGATAAGATCAAAAATCCCGATCTGATCTTCCCCGGACAGGAGCTGGTCATTCCCGAAGAATGA
- a CDS encoding STAS domain-containing protein produces the protein MEISRRESGDIIILDVNGEIDLYNAPEIKELINKLIEEKKYNVVINLDRVSYIDSSGIGALISSLSNLKKYQGGLKICNVSGSVRKVFELTKLTSFFEIYESEGDAVTAFKG, from the coding sequence ATGGAGATTTCCAGACGAGAAAGCGGTGATATCATCATTCTGGATGTGAACGGCGAAATCGATCTCTACAACGCACCGGAGATCAAGGAGCTTATAAACAAGCTCATCGAAGAGAAAAAATACAATGTAGTCATTAACCTGGACCGCGTATCTTACATCGACTCCTCGGGAATCGGAGCGCTGATTTCCAGCCTTTCCAACCTGAAAAAGTATCAGGGCGGGCTGAAAATCTGCAACGTGTCCGGTTCTGTGCGTAAGGTGTTTGAACTGACGAAGCTTACGTCTTTCTTTGAGATCTACGAATCTGAAGGCGACGCTGTTACCGCATTCAAAGGCTGA
- the tgt gene encoding tRNA guanosine(34) transglycosylase Tgt: protein MSFFEVTATDGQARTGLLRFANCTVPTPIFMPVGTRATVKSLWQEQLEEIGYELILGNTYHLYLRPGRLIERMGGLKRFMSWDHAVLTDSGGFQVFSLAQMTKFQEDGVLFQSHIDGSRHLFTPESVLETQLWLGSDIMMVLDDCPPGDADERRMADALNRTHCWAKQAMTEYERRADRGDFDPSVQRLFGIVQGGIHESLRLESLGVISELPFAGIALGGLSVGESREDMYRILQAIGPRMDATRPRYLMGVGTIPDFLEAIRNGIDMFDCVLPTRNARNGQALTSNGALNLRNATHAESSLPVDENCSCRVCRRYSRAYIRHLFQTGEMLGPELLTYHNLAFFYGFFAEARESIHNGTFPAFFEKWNRIPY from the coding sequence ATGAGCTTCTTCGAGGTCACGGCCACCGACGGTCAGGCGCGCACCGGTCTTCTTCGCTTTGCGAATTGCACGGTGCCGACGCCGATCTTCATGCCCGTCGGCACACGGGCGACGGTGAAGTCGCTGTGGCAGGAGCAGCTTGAAGAGATCGGCTACGAACTCATCCTCGGCAATACCTATCATCTCTATTTGCGTCCGGGCCGCCTCATCGAACGTATGGGCGGATTAAAGCGCTTCATGTCCTGGGATCATGCCGTATTAACCGACAGCGGCGGCTTTCAGGTGTTCAGCCTGGCGCAGATGACGAAGTTTCAGGAAGACGGCGTACTGTTTCAGAGCCATATCGACGGCTCGCGTCATCTGTTCACGCCTGAGTCCGTGCTCGAAACGCAGCTCTGGCTGGGCTCCGACATCATGATGGTGCTGGATGATTGTCCGCCAGGAGACGCCGACGAAAGACGCATGGCCGATGCTCTGAATCGCACGCATTGCTGGGCGAAACAGGCGATGACGGAGTACGAGCGCCGGGCCGACCGCGGGGACTTTGATCCGTCTGTGCAGCGGTTGTTCGGTATCGTGCAGGGCGGTATACATGAAAGCCTGCGTCTTGAATCGCTGGGCGTTATCAGTGAACTGCCGTTTGCCGGCATCGCGCTTGGCGGTCTCAGCGTTGGCGAGTCACGCGAAGATATGTATCGTATCTTGCAGGCGATCGGGCCGCGCATGGACGCTACACGGCCGCGCTATCTGATGGGAGTGGGCACGATTCCCGATTTTCTTGAGGCGATTCGCAACGGAATCGACATGTTTGACTGTGTGCTGCCGACGCGAAACGCCCGGAACGGACAGGCGTTGACTTCAAACGGAGCTTTAAACCTGCGAAACGCAACACATGCCGAAAGCTCCCTGCCTGTGGACGAAAACTGCTCCTGTCGGGTATGTCGGCGCTATTCAAGGGCCTACATACGACACCTCTTTCAAACGGGAGAGATGCTCGGGCCGGAGCTGCTTACCTATCACAACCTGGCCTTTTTCTACGGCTTCTTTGCAGAGGCGCGCGAATCCATTCATAATGGAACATTCCCGGCGTTTTTTGAAAAATGGAATCGAATTCCTTACTGA